The following is a genomic window from Armatimonadota bacterium.
CGGGTCGTCGATGCTTACCTGCGAGATGGGCACCGGCGTGAGGCGGTGCGGCTGGGCGATGGGGGCCTTTCCGGCCATGGCTTTGTCCTCCGCTGAGTATGATGAAGCCGCGAGCAGGCCCATCGCCACGCCGGCGATGGCGTTTCGGCGAATGGACCCGGTATGAACGGTAATCGGCAAAGTGGCGCTCCTCAGGGGTGTTTCCAGGGTGATTTCCCTCTCAGGATAGTCACCGTGACGGGTATCCCCAAAAACTAGGAGGAGCGATGAACGGTGAATCCTGCATTCATCGTTCATCGCTCCTCGTTCATCGTTTCCGCCCCCTCAGCCCTCTTCGGGCGGCATCACAATGCTCAGGTGCAGTTCGTCCAGTTGCGCCTGGTCCACCGGGCTGGGCGCGCCGCGTTTATGAACGCAATCAGTATATCTGATATGTCAAATAGTTGACAAGCAGGCGGGGGGGGGTATAATTCATATGAGCCAAACTCTTCTCGCGCGAAGTGACCACCAAGACACGCCACCGAGCGCCATGCTGTTCGCGAGGAGGTACGTCATGCAGTCTCGCTTGGGCCGTTTCGCGGCCCTCTCCCTTCCCCTTCTGTTCGTCTGCCCCGTCCGCGCGCAATCCGTTGACCCCACAGTCGTAGCGGCGGATACCGCGTATACGGCTAAACGGTATGCGGAGGCCATACCGCTCTACCAGCAGGTCGTCGCATCGAAACTGCCCGACGGTGTTCGGGCGCGCGCTCAGTTTCAGATCGGCTGGTCTTACTACAACTTGGACAACCGGAAGCAGGCGCAAGCCGAATGGGTGGCTGCGGCCGACAAGTTTCCCACCCAAGCTTCTTACGCGTGCAACTCTCTGCTTCGAGCAGGAAACAGTGCTGTTGGCGCTAAGGACTACACTTCGGCCGCGACATATTACCAGCGGGCTGCCGACACCTACACAACGGCGGCGGAAGCTCGCGAATTCGCGATTCAGGCTCGCTGTTGGCTCGGCAACGTCCACCTCAGAATGGCGGAACAGACCAAGCTCAGGGAATCCCGGACCGCCCTTGCCACGGGATCGGTCACAACCGGCGAGGAAATCTGGAAGCAGGCCGCGCCTGACTTTCACGCTGCGGAGGATGCATACTCGCGCGTGCTGAAGGACTTTCCTGAAGCGGGAATACTCCGCGCAGAAGCCGAAATGTTGCTTGTATCGCTGAAACTGGAATATGCGATTTACGGACAAGGCAACTCTTTTGAAGACGTGATCGCGGCTGCGGGCGCTTTCTTATCGAAGTGGCCGGACGACTCCACGCGATGTCCCACGGTCCTGATGATGCGGGCCGAATCATGCTTCTGCATGCGGCGGTACGACGCTTCCATTGCCGACATCACTACCATTCAAACGACGTATGCGGCTACGGCGAAAGAGTCCCTCGGAACATCGCAGTTCTACATGGCCCGTTGCTATGAGGACATGCATGATTGGGCGCGAGCCCTGGCCGAGTACACCAACTACCTTGAACTGGCTGTCCCATCATTCAATGAACGCCTCCTGCATTCGCAAGCCCAGTTTTTTACGGGACATTGCCTCCGCGGATTGGGCAAAACCGCGGACGCTGCGGCAGCGTATCAGAAAGTCATAGATGACTATGCCGACTGTCCCATCGCGCGAAGCGCCGCGATATACCGTGACGATCTAGCGGCGGAACTCCAACGCGATGGGATTCTCCAACCCACTCTTGGCGCATCGGAGGGCTCGTCAAAATGACGCCACGTTATCTTTTCGGCTTCCTGCTCCTTACAACGATCCCATCGTCCGCTCGTGCTGGTGCCAGCGGTCACTGGGAGTATCCGCCAACATACAATGCAGTTTACTGTCCGAGCACGACCTCCATCCCTCCCGGCGGCAAGATCGTCTTTCGGGCTAGAAAGGACTCGTGTTCGAGTGGCATTCCCGCCAAGGACTACGACACGTATTACGACATTTACAACCAAAAAGTGGATCCGCCGTTGCCGCAATCCACTGAAGATGAGACGTTTACGGTCACATGGCTTGTCAATGGCGTGGAGGTTGGAGCAGGCACGGACTACGAATGGACCGCTCCATGCGACCCCGGAACGTATTACGTGTCCTGGACGCTGTCGAACAATAGGGTTTACGGCGATCCAAGAAAAGATCCTCCGGTGACGGCCGCCCTCGGAAGCGTGACCGTGACAGCCTTACCATCTGTGAATATTGTGAGTCCAGGTTGCGAAGGTGAGTTTATAGCCGATGACCCAAACACCACCGAAGATGAGGCACGGGTAAAGGCCTACGTCACAGTTCCGGCGGGTGACAGCGTCTCTTTAGTGCAGTTGTGGGTGGACGGATGGCCTGAGGCCGACATGCATTATGTTAGTGATGCTTCCGGGGGCTTCTGGATATACGAGTGGCCCTTACCGATGACCCTAACGGGCGATCACGTCTTAACGGTGATGGCTTACAATAGTCATAGTTGCACAGGATCCACGTCGAGACACGCATTCCTCAACCCTGAAGTCCACACAGACACTATATCGTTTGCCGGATATTCGCTTTGGAATCGCGAGGACGGGGATGAACCAATAGAGGCGCCACAGTGGCACGTTACGAACCAGACGTACACAAAACCTTTTGCCTATCAGGCGGGATCGGGCATATCACCGAGTGTCCAAATGGTTACTACGAACGTACCAGGTTCAGTCTGGTCACGTTACAAAGTAAGGGGAACGTGGAAGAACTCGGCTGGATCCGTGATCGGAACGCCATATTCGACGACGGTGGACACGCCTTCTCCTGTCGCATTTCCGGCCTCGCTGGCGCACTCCACTACAGCACCCAACCTAGTTATGGACTACACGCTGGACCAGTCTTACGACTTCTATGTTCGCAAGTGCGATGATAGTGATTGGTGTTGGGCTGGAGCGACAAACACATCTCACCCTCAAGTGTTCTTAACATTTGGGGAGCCGCTTGGACCATGGGGCACGAGCACTAACAATGGGCCGCGGTCATGCTGGACTAGCGTACTTAGTCTTGCATGCCAATGGATGCCTGAGACGGGGTATGCGAACCCCGGTGGGAAGTTGGATGCGCGAAAGAGAGTTGCAGATCAGGCATACAGCCAGGCGTGGACAACCTACACTGACCAAGGGACGAACTACGCGCGGGGAAATGACACGTTCGATATGACCACCTTCATGTTGGGCAACACTTCCGATTGCCAGGACATGTCGTGCTGGTGGATCAAGGTTTGCAATAGCCTCGGGATGAATGGGCAGTTCGTTATCATTACGGGGGGCCAAGAGGGTCTGCGCACGCGACATATCCTTGCGGTCGGAAGGAGTACGTGGGGCGCCGAAGACTGGGGCTTCCATCAAGTCGGATGGTATAGCAACGTATTCGACGCTTGCCTGAAACTGAAATGGCCCCCGTACGGCCAAAACGATCCAAGCCGGGTGCCTCAAAACGAGGACCTCTACGGGAATTATGAACGGGATTTCTGGGATCGTTACTACTACAACGAGGCAAGCTGGACGATACCGCAGTACGTGTACCCAATCAGCCTCCCTCATACTTTGGGCCAGGTGAAGTGAAATGAATGGACTAAAGAAAAGAGTCTGGGTTTGTGTGGTTGTGGCTGGCACGGCATTGGCTGCTGTGACGCTGGTTTGCGGTGGTACATTCGTGGCGGCTGCGCCTCCTCCCAACTGGAGTGTATTTGGCGCGTTACTCCTCGGGCGCGATGAGCTTCCTTGGGATTGCATGCTAGACGCAGTCGAGTCAGGTTCTACTGTGCATTCAGCCTGCTTCGCATCGCTGCCCGCTACCCAAGTCGTTCACGAGGGCTGGCGCACCGTACCTGCCAGCAACGGTCGCGCCGAGAATCAGATTCAGATATCAATCGCATGTGCGTCTACGCGTGAGGATGCCGTTAGTGGAGTTGAGGCGGAACTCAAGACCGTGCCAGCCATCATACCGGAAGTGACTGGTGAGCCTTATTTGTTACCGTTTGCGGACCGTGCCTGGACGAAACACTCCGCGAGTAACGTCGCGACGGAAAAATTCGCACGCGTGCTGTTCGTAAGGGGTACCATTGCGGTGTCGGTCTCGGTATACAGCGGTAAGGGCTTCGCTGGTCGTTATGCAGTTGAGCTTTCGACCCGTCTTGGGACGCGGATTGATAGGTATTCTAGCAACAAGCAACTGCCGTGTGGTGAGTTTCCCGTATCGGCGGCGGATATGGCCTGCAATCCGTTCGTCACTTGGCAAGCCACTCATGTGCCTGCACCTAGCGGAACGGTTGGGGCGGCCATCGCGATGAAGGCGGGAAACGGTCTGCCCCGTCTGGTAGCCGCATTCAAGACCGGCTCGGGTGAGTTGATTGTTCCGTTGCGCCAGCTACTCGGCGTAGCACAGCCGGGCACATACGTCAAGACTGGTGTTGGAAGGGTCTCCTTCACCGCTGCCGGGAAGGCTGTGGTGCTGGGCGCCACGCGGGCAGGTACCGTAGATGGCGCAGCCGTTAATCTACGGGCGGCTCCAATTCTACAGGGCAAGGAACTGATCGTGCCGGTGACCATGCTCGAAGATGTCCTCGGCCGGAAGGTGACTTGGTCGACGCTCAACAAGATGCCTCTTGCGAAGATGTAGATCAGCCCGCCACACCCTGGCCGCTTCACGGTGCGCCCTCGATCTCGGCATTCTTCCAAGATCGAGGGCGCTCTACTTTGAAAACACAATGAACGCGTGCGGCACCGGCCGGATGCGCGGCGGATTCCCAGTGCTTACAGCTGCTGCGGCTCGGCCCTTCCACATAAGGCAGGTGCTCAGACCCGAGTCCAGAAGCACTCCTTGCACCGCGCCAACCTTGGCCATTGCCTCCGCGAACCTGAAGCTGCTGACCTCCTCGCGTGTGGCGAACAATAGCATTCGGCCAGCGGCGTCCACGCCGACTGCGGCCCGTGGTCGGAAGTCCATGGCGGTGGAAACGAACGTGTGGCGAATAGTCGGAACATCGGATACCTTCCCGTTTCGAACGAGCCAGCCGCCGCCGACAAAGGCATCCTGAACGTCCGGGACGAGGCTCCGCAATACCTTGATACTCGTTCCCATATCCGGTTCGAACGGCATTATCCTCAGTGATTTGGTGCCTAACAACACTATCGGCCGGCCGGAGCACTTCAGGTTGACGTACAGATGCGAAGGCGCATAACGCTTCCCGCTGCCGCTCAACGCGGGCCCCACGATGTTGTTCCGCGCGTCGAAGAATGTTCCGTTCAGACCGCCGATCCCATCCACCATTTTCACCCACGAAGCGACCGATCTGTTTAGTGGCCCAAACGCAGTACGTACTCGGCCTCCCCTGATGAGTGTGTAACGGTAGCCCTGAATCGTGACCCTTTCGAAGCGCGGCGGTGGGAAAACGAGTCGGACGATGCTTGCTTGGGAGGGGGAGATAGGTGCTTGGTCGTCACCCTTTTCAGGAGCCTTGGACCCCGCGGTGGCGGACAGCACAGCACAAGGGACGGAAGCTGCGGCAAGGACCAGCACAGTCGCGCGGGAAGCGGTGAACGATGAGTAAAATCGGCGCAAAGCTATCGTCATCGTTCATCGCTCCTCGCTCAGCCCTTGCCCCTCAGCCCTCTTCTGGTGACATCACCACGTCCAGGTGCAGTTCGTCCAGTTGCGCCTGGTCCACGGGGCTTGGGGCGCCGGTCATGGGGTCCTGGCCGGTGGTGGTCTTCGGGAAGGCGATGACCTCGCGGATGTTGTCCGTGTCCAGCAGCTTCATGATCAGGCGGTCGATGCCTGGTGCGATACCGCCGTGGGGCGGCGCGCCATACTGGAACGCCTCGATGATGTGGCCGAACCGCTCCTGAATGGACGTGTCGTCGTAGCCCATCAGGTCGAAGATCTTCTTCTGGATGTCACTGCGGTGGATCCGGATGCTGCCGCTGGCCATTTCGGCGCCGTTGCACACCAGGTCGTAGGCGTTGGCGCGCGCCTTGCCGGGGTCTTCGTCCAGCCAGTGCACGTCCTCGTCCTTCACGCTGGTGAATGGGTGGTGCTCGGCGTCCCAGCGCTGGGTGGCCTCGTCCCAGTTGAACATCGGGAAGTCCACCACCCAGGCGAACATCATCTGGTCCGGGTCCATCAGGTCCTTGCGCCGGCCGACCTCGAGGCGCAGCGCGCCCAGCGTCTTCGCGACGACGGCCTTCGAGTCCGCGACCACGAACACGCTGTCGCCGATCTCGGCGCCGGCGGCGATGCGGATATTCTCCAGGTGTTCCACTGTCACGAATTTGAGCATACCGGACGACGGCGTCTTGACCCCTTCCGCCGTGTACGCCAGCGAGACGAGGCCCTTTGCGCCCTGGGACTTGGCGAAATCCGTCAGGCGGTCGATATCGGCCCGGCCGATGCTCGCGCCGCCCGGGTAGCGCAGCGCCTGGATGCGCCCGCCGGACTCCAGCGTGCCGTCGAACACTCGGAACCCGCAGCCGCGAAGGATGTCGCCGATGTCCACCAGTTCGAGGCCGAACCGGAGATCCGGCTTGTCGCTGCCGTACTTGTCCAACGCCTCGGCGTGGGTCAGCCGCAGGAAGGGGCTGTTGATCTTCTTCTCGCTGACCGCCGGGATCATCTCGGTGTACAGGCCCTCGATGATGCTGAGAACATCCTCCTGCGTTGCGAATGACATCTCGAGGTCCAACTGTGTGAACTCCGGTTGGCGGTCGGCGCGCGGATCTTCATCGCGGAAGCACTTGGCGATCTGGAAATAGCGCTCGAAGCCGGCGACCATCAGTAGCTGCTTCATCTGTTGCGGCGACTGTGGCAGCGCATAAAAATGGCCGGCATAGAGGCGCGACGGCACGAGGTAGTCGCGCGCGCCTTCCGGCGTGCTCTTGATGAGGATGGGCGTCTCGACTTCGATGAAGTCGCGCTCGCAGAGGTAGTCCCGCATGAACTTGATGACCTTGTGGCGAAGGAGCATGTTGCGATACATGGACGCGCGGCGCAGGTCGAGGTACCTGTATTTGAGGCGGAGGATTTCGTCGCTGGTGGTATCGTCCGCGATGGGGAACGGCGGCGTCTTGGCGGGGTTGAGAATCTCGACCTTCGACGCGACGATCTCCACCTCGCCGGTTGGCATATTGGGGTTCACGTTTTCGGGCTCGCGCGCGATGACGGTGCCGGTCACGCTCATCACGTACTCGGGCCGGGCTTCGTCCGCAGCGTTCCGCGCGTCGGCCTGTTCCTCGTGCGCCACGGTCTGTACCAGCCCCGTGCGGTCACGCAGGTCGATGAAAATGACTCCCCCGTGGTCCCGGCGCTTCTGCACCCAGCCATTGACCGTCACGGTCTGGCCGATGTGTTCCAGCCGCAATTCGCCACACCAAATCGTTCGTTGAGTGTACATAGTCCCCCCAGCCCGGGAAATGAGGAAACGGGGAAATGAGGAAACGACTTCGTCCCATTTCCCCGTTTCCTCATTTCCTCATTTCCACAATCCGTTTCGCTGCCGCCACCGCTTCGGCGCGCGGCACGGTGTGCTGCTCGGCGACCGCCATGTCGCGCAGCGTTACGGTCCCGTTGGTCAGCTCATCCCCGCCGATGAGGAGGACCACCCCGGCGCCGGCCTTTCCGGCGGACTTCATCTGGCTCTTGACGCTTCGATGCAGCGGGTCGAACTCCGCCGCCAGCCCTGCATCGCGGCACTCCTGGCACAGAGCGAAGACCTCGCCTCGCGTTTCGTCGCCCGCGGCCACCGCGTAGACATCCGCGGTATCTGGGACCGGCGGCGTCACGCCGGAGTCTTCCATGGCGAGCATCAGGCGCTCGATTCCCATCCCGAAGCCGATGCCCGGGGTGGGCGGCCCGCCCAGGGCCTCGACGAGACCGTTGTACCGCCCGCCGCCGCCGATGCTGCTCTGCGCGCCCAGTCCGCCGTGAACCCACTCGAAGGCCGTGCGCGTGTAATAGTCAAGGCCGCGGACGAGCAGCGGATCGACTTCGAAGGCTATGCCCAGCCGATCCAAATGGGACTTCACCGCGTCAAAATGCGCTGCGTTTTCCGCCGTCAGGTATTCCTGGATGCGCGGCGCGCCGGCCACGAGCTCGCGGTCGTTCGGCGCTTTGCTGTCCAGGATGCGCAGCGGGTTGGTCGCCAGCCGGTTGCGGCTCTCTTCGGTGAGATCGGCGGCGCGGGGCGTGAAATAGTCCACTAGCGCCTGGCGGTAGACCGGCCGGTCCTCCGGAGAGCCAACGGAATTAATCTTGAGCACAGCGCCTTTGATGCCCAGTTCCGCATGGAGGCGGCAGCCGAGCGCGATCACCTCGGCGTCCGACGCCGCGTCGCTGGGGCCAAGGACCTCGATGCCCACCTGGTGGTGCTGCCGGAACCGGCCCTTCTGGGGGCGGTCGTACCGGAACATCGGCGCGATGTACGCCAGCTTCACAACCGGTGAGTCGGCGATGAGTCCGTGTTCGATGGCGGCGCGGATCACGCCGGGCGTGCCTTCGGGTCGCAGGGTGAAGCTGTCGCCGCCGCGGTCCGTGAAATCGTAGGTTTCCTTGGTGACGATGTCCGACGTCTCACCGCTTGAACGGTGTGTGATCTCCGAACTCTCGAAGAGCGGCGTGCGGATCTCACCGTAACGGTAGAGGCGGCAAACGCGGCGGAAGGTTTCTTCCACGCGCAGCCAGGCGCCTACCTCGGCGGGTGTTACATCGTGTGTGCCCCTCGGGGCCTGGAACTTGAGATTTGTGTCGGCCATGTGGGAATCCATGCGCGAAAGGCCCCGGAATGGGGCCTGCAGGTCACGTACAGGTTAACGCGCTGGAGGGTTGTGCGGCAAGCGGGAGGGTGTGCGGGAGGGGGAGAGTGGGTGAGGGGGCGACGCGGCCTCGTAGCGCGTGCGCCTACCCCGCGAATTCATTCGCCGGGGCGAGTCCGCTTGTCTTTAGTTTTCTTGCGCCTGTCCAGGTACACGTCAAGCCGCACAATGACAAACATCCCTGCGGCGAATGTTGCGAGGTCGATCGCTAGGCGCGGCAGGAACGGAATCGGCGGGTTATGCGAACCGAATTCGGATCCCGAACCGACGAACGCGAGAATCCACCACAGGTAAAGAAGACCCGGAAACGAAAGGAAGACGCGTAGGGAAGGGCTGTTTCGAGTACGTGGCAAAGCGAAGCACAAGAGAAGAACAAACAGCAACATTGACGTCGCCGTGAGTAGGTTGAGGATCGAAAATCTGTCGGCCCACCGCTCCGCAATCATGCGCATCATCGAAGACACCCCCTAACATCGAGACCGCTGGAAAGCAACCGTTAAGTAGAGTATGCCCTCGGACGCGGGAGCCGCACCATATCGGACCCACTGAATGAATTCAGTGGCTGACCGGCGAATGTCGGCTAAAGCCGACTCCCGCCCGCCGCAAATGTCGGCTTCAGCCGACATTATGGCAGGCAGCCATCGATTTCAGTCGGTGGCGTGGTGTCAGTGTTGCGGCGCCTTTGCGCTGGTTCTACCGGTGAATTTGGCTACGGTGAGCGAGATCAGGCTGATGACGACAAGGCCGGATATAAGGAAACACAGGTTGACCGCCAGACCCATCCAGAGTGCAATCCCGGGGTGGTGATTTCGGAATTCCCGTCCCGAACTAAGGCAGGCGAACATCCACAGCCACAAGACGAGTAGCGTTGGGGTAAGAAGAACACGGAGATATCGAGTCGGGCGCAAACTCGACAACAGGCCAATCGCCAGGATCAAGCAAAGCCATTCGAGAATCGCGTCGACCACACTGCTGACAGCGAAGAACTCCGCCCACCGGTCCGCAATGACATGCATCATCGAAGTAACCCTCTACACCGGTACCGTTGGAAAGCAAGCGTCAAGTAGAGTATATCTCCCGCACCCGCGATTCGCGCCACACACGCTGCAAACTGCTGAGGCTTCCCCGGCCCACTGAATGAATTCAGTGGCTGACCCGCGCAATGTCGGCTGAAGCCGACTCCCGCCCATCGCTAGCGTCGGCTTCAGCCGACATGGTGGCAGGCAGCCATCGACTTCAGTCGGTGGCCTGGCGCGCCGGCGAGTGTTCCGCGGCAGGTTGCGCATATCTTTCCCGCACCCGCGTTTCGCACCACGCCTTCTGCGAACGGCTGAGGCTTCCACGGCGGTCGATTTGATCGAGGATACGAAGCGCGAAATCGAGCTTGGTGCCCTCTTCAGCCTCTTCGTCGAACCAGGCGGTCATGTCCTCGATGTAGGACATTGCGGATTCGCATTCGCGCAGGTCATCCGGGGTCAGGTCCGTATTCATAGCATGCGTGAAGGCCCGCCACTGAACGACCATTTCACATGGAGTTCAGCGCCGGGCCCGATTTCAACTCTGGCTGATGATGACTCAGCAGTCCGATACCAGGAGCCTGGTGAATCACCGAGTCATCGAGTGAATGAGTGAACGTGTCAATATGCTGGCAGCCATCATTGACTCGTTGACTCATCGACCGATTGACGCATCAGGCGGCTGTGGGGGTCTGTAGGCCGTGAAGGCTCTTGCCGGCCTTGAGGCACTTGGCGCAGGCCAGAACGCGCTTCTGATTACCACCGCCGGCGGACACGTGCGTCACCTGGAGGTTCGGCTCGAACCAACGGTTCGTTTTTGGGGCACGCTGGGCCCACGCGGAGTGGCGGTGGCGATGGCTGCGTCCGGCCATCGCGCCCTTCCCGCAGAAATGGCACTCTCTCATTAGAATATCGCTCCTTCATCCACGCGGCCTGCGTTACCGTTGCCGGCCGCACCAAATAACTAAATGAACTGCATAACCCCGCGGCGGGCGAAACCCGACGGCGCTCTCACGCGTTAACATCCGCGGATGAGGTTGTGCAAACCATTCCATAATACCATGTTGAACGCCCCTTCGGCAAACGGAGTTGCAGGGCTGAGGGGATCGGGCCGAGGGCTGAGGAGTGTAGGCGCGATGTCAGGCAAGTGGACGTCCTGGGCGAAGCGGAGGATCTCGTCGTGACGCGAGATGTTTCGCTGCGCTCAACATGGCATTACCTCGGACCTCACCTCTCAGCCCTCAGCCCTCAGCCCTAGAAACTATGGATACACGACTCCCAATTGGATACATCGCAACGAACGGCGTGTGGCTCGAGCCTTCGGACTCTCTGAGCCATGCGGTCGATGTGCTGGGCGATTCGCCGTCCGGCGCCGTGCCGGTGCTTGAGGGCGGATCGCTCTGCGGCCTGGTCTCCGATCGCGAGGTGGCGCGGGGTGTACTGATGGGACCCGCGGCGACCGTGGGCGATGTTATGACGCGCGCGGTACCCATCGTCCCATCCGAAATGCCGATTCAGGATGGCCTTGCCCTGTTGGCGGAAACCGATTTTCCGGCGCTCCCCGTCGCCACTCCGGAGGGCCGGTTTCTGGGCACGATCGGCCGCGGCGAACTGCTGCGGTCCATCTACCTCCGCCGCCGGCCAAAGCAGATCGGAGGGATGGCGACGCCGCTGGGCGTCTACCTTTCCGACGGGACCTTCAGAGGCGGCGCCAGCGACATCGCCCTGGTCCTCACGGGGGTCTTCCTCTTCATCGGCACGGTGGTGTCGATGGGTCTTTCGGGGCTGGCGGCCTGGGCATGGGTTCGGCTTGGCCTGCCCCGGGTGTACACGCAATGGGTGTCGACGGCTGCGTGGACGCTGGCGTTCGCTCTCTGGTTCCGGCTCTCGTGGGTTGCGGGGTATCACGCGGCGGAGCACCAGACCGTGCATGCGATCGAGCGGAACGAGGCGCTGACGCTTGAGCGGGTCGCGCAGATGCCGAGGCCGCACCCGCGCTGCGGGACCAACCTGGTTGTGCTGGCATCGGTATTCGTCACAATGTACGCGTGGATGGGCGTGGATCCGCTGGTGGCGGGCATCATCAGCCTCATCATCTACCGGTTTCTCGGCCACTGGGTTCAGTTGCATATCACCACCAAACCGGCGACGCGGCGGCAGCTGGAATCGGGAATTCGCGCCGGCGAACAACTGCTGGAACGATACCAGGGCGGCGCGCCCCCTGCACGCTTCGGGGTATTCCACCGAATCTGGAATATGGGCCTGGTGCAGGTGGCTATCGGCAATATCGGCCCTACGCTGCTGCTGCCGCTGCTCGCGCCGTACGTGCCCTTTGTCGAACGGCTGTTGAGATACCTACAATAACGAACCGAAGCGTCACCGCTGGGATTCCCGTTCCGTCCTACGGGCGTCCCGACCCGGTGCAGACAGGCACGCGGCGTCGCTGTTTCTGTCGTGGCCGGAGCGTACCGCGCCCGCACCCGTGACAGCCCACCGGAAGACACTTTTGAGGAGAACACCTTTCATGAAATGGACACGCTTGGCGACGGCCGCCCTGCTCGTTGCCGCTGTCCCCGCGCTGGCTCAGAACGTTCCCGTTCGTATCAGCAAGCCGGCGCCGGAACAGACTGTGCGCGGGAATGTCCCAATCGTCATCAACGCCGCCGCCGTGCCCGACACCGGGTACATGATCGTCGAGATCAACGACAAATTCGTGGCGGCCGTTGCGCCGGAAGCCGGGCAGAGCACAGTGAAGTTCTACTGGGATACCAAGGCTCCTCTGGCCGATTCCGAGGAAGCGCCGCGCGATGGTCAGTACACGATCCGCGTGAGGACCTTCACCCCGGATTTCCGCTTCGCCCGCAGCAATGAACTGAACGTTTACCTCCGAAACCACATCAGCATCCCGGCGAGCAAAGGCGTGAACCTCCGTTACATCTATCGCCCGGATGACATCATCACGCTGGACGAGAAGGTCTCCGCGAAGTCGGCGGGTATGGATGTCTACGCGGCCGACGTCCCCGTGACCCTTGAGGTCGGAGACGTAGCCAACGGCGTCGCCGAAGCGCGCGAGAAGATTGCCCGGAACGCCACGGAGTCGGTGACCGGAGCCCAGCAGGTATTCGCCGCCGCCGGACGCTCCTATCTCGTGAACCTGCACTCGAACGGTGTGGTGACGCCGGGCCCGAGGATGAAGAAGGCCGGTGTGGAGCCGGTTTCCTCGCTCCTCACGTTCCCGTCTACCCCGGTTCGCGTGGGGGACACCTGGAGCAATTTCCTCACGATCACACCTTTCTACAACGGCGTAACCAGCGCCCAGGTGTCCGCGAACCACAAACTCACCGGCCTCGAATACTACGGCGGCCGCCCCGCGGCGAAGATCGAATCCAGCATGGACGGCGACGCCAGCGTGACGCTGCAGGGAGTCTCCTCGAAGATACACTTCAAGGGCACCAGGATAACTTACTTCGATTACGTGAAGGGCCGGCTTCTGCACTCCGTGGATACGCTTTCCGCCGATTTCGGGAGCGGCG
Proteins encoded in this region:
- a CDS encoding phosphodiester glycosidase family protein, with amino-acid sequence MTIALRRFYSSFTASRATVLVLAAASVPCAVLSATAGSKAPEKGDDQAPISPSQASIVRLVFPPPRFERVTIQGYRYTLIRGGRVRTAFGPLNRSVASWVKMVDGIGGLNGTFFDARNNIVGPALSGSGKRYAPSHLYVNLKCSGRPIVLLGTKSLRIMPFEPDMGTSIKVLRSLVPDVQDAFVGGGWLVRNGKVSDVPTIRHTFVSTAMDFRPRAAVGVDAAGRMLLFATREEVSSFRFAEAMAKVGAVQGVLLDSGLSTCLMWKGRAAAAVSTGNPPRIRPVPHAFIVFSK
- a CDS encoding tetratricopeptide repeat protein — translated: MQSRLGRFAALSLPLLFVCPVRAQSVDPTVVAADTAYTAKRYAEAIPLYQQVVASKLPDGVRARAQFQIGWSYYNLDNRKQAQAEWVAAADKFPTQASYACNSLLRAGNSAVGAKDYTSAATYYQRAADTYTTAAEAREFAIQARCWLGNVHLRMAEQTKLRESRTALATGSVTTGEEIWKQAAPDFHAAEDAYSRVLKDFPEAGILRAEAEMLLVSLKLEYAIYGQGNSFEDVIAAAGAFLSKWPDDSTRCPTVLMMRAESCFCMRRYDASIADITTIQTTYAATAKESLGTSQFYMARCYEDMHDWARALAEYTNYLELAVPSFNERLLHSQAQFFTGHCLRGLGKTADAAAAYQKVIDDYADCPIARSAAIYRDDLAAELQRDGILQPTLGASEGSSK
- the hisS gene encoding histidine--tRNA ligase; this encodes MADTNLKFQAPRGTHDVTPAEVGAWLRVEETFRRVCRLYRYGEIRTPLFESSEITHRSSGETSDIVTKETYDFTDRGGDSFTLRPEGTPGVIRAAIEHGLIADSPVVKLAYIAPMFRYDRPQKGRFRQHHQVGIEVLGPSDAASDAEVIALGCRLHAELGIKGAVLKINSVGSPEDRPVYRQALVDYFTPRAADLTEESRNRLATNPLRILDSKAPNDRELVAGAPRIQEYLTAENAAHFDAVKSHLDRLGIAFEVDPLLVRGLDYYTRTAFEWVHGGLGAQSSIGGGGRYNGLVEALGGPPTPGIGFGMGIERLMLAMEDSGVTPPVPDTADVYAVAAGDETRGEVFALCQECRDAGLAAEFDPLHRSVKSQMKSAGKAGAGVVLLIGGDELTNGTVTLRDMAVAEQHTVPRAEAVAAAKRIVEMRK
- a CDS encoding bL28 family ribosomal protein, giving the protein MRECHFCGKGAMAGRSHRHRHSAWAQRAPKTNRWFEPNLQVTHVSAGGGNQKRVLACAKCLKAGKSLHGLQTPTAA
- the aspS gene encoding aspartate--tRNA ligase — its product is MYTQRTIWCGELRLEHIGQTVTVNGWVQKRRDHGGVIFIDLRDRTGLVQTVAHEEQADARNAADEARPEYVMSVTGTVIAREPENVNPNMPTGEVEIVASKVEILNPAKTPPFPIADDTTSDEILRLKYRYLDLRRASMYRNMLLRHKVIKFMRDYLCERDFIEVETPILIKSTPEGARDYLVPSRLYAGHFYALPQSPQQMKQLLMVAGFERYFQIAKCFRDEDPRADRQPEFTQLDLEMSFATQEDVLSIIEGLYTEMIPAVSEKKINSPFLRLTHAEALDKYGSDKPDLRFGLELVDIGDILRGCGFRVFDGTLESGGRIQALRYPGGASIGRADIDRLTDFAKSQGAKGLVSLAYTAEGVKTPSSGMLKFVTVEHLENIRIAAGAEIGDSVFVVADSKAVVAKTLGALRLEVGRRKDLMDPDQMMFAWVVDFPMFNWDEATQRWDAEHHPFTSVKDEDVHWLDEDPGKARANAYDLVCNGAEMASGSIRIHRSDIQKKIFDLMGYDDTSIQERFGHIIEAFQYGAPPHGGIAPGIDRLIMKLLDTDNIREVIAFPKTTTGQDPMTGAPSPVDQAQLDELHLDVVMSPEEG
- a CDS encoding DUF1385 domain-containing protein, whose amino-acid sequence is MDTRLPIGYIATNGVWLEPSDSLSHAVDVLGDSPSGAVPVLEGGSLCGLVSDREVARGVLMGPAATVGDVMTRAVPIVPSEMPIQDGLALLAETDFPALPVATPEGRFLGTIGRGELLRSIYLRRRPKQIGGMATPLGVYLSDGTFRGGASDIALVLTGVFLFIGTVVSMGLSGLAAWAWVRLGLPRVYTQWVSTAAWTLAFALWFRLSWVAGYHAAEHQTVHAIERNEALTLERVAQMPRPHPRCGTNLVVLASVFVTMYAWMGVDPLVAGIISLIIYRFLGHWVQLHITTKPATRRQLESGIRAGEQLLERYQGGAPPARFGVFHRIWNMGLVQVAIGNIGPTLLLPLLAPYVPFVERLLRYLQ